From a region of the Odoribacter splanchnicus DSM 20712 genome:
- a CDS encoding RagB/SusD family nutrient uptake outer membrane protein, with amino-acid sequence MNKKLRYMMLCLSLFAFGCNDWLDVQPKSQVKEEDLFSSESGFRDALTGIYALMGRVETYGGNSTMGFMDMLAQTYSKVDYDYEDALKYNYKEEHVKGIVDTMWSSNYNAIANCNYLLQNIEKKGSVMSERLRNVVEGEALALRAFLHFDLLRGYAPSYKMGKDEPAIPYVREVTNSPVVQSTVAEVLEYILTDLKTAQALLKPVDPIGPSFAEYNDKLEYGMDEYITDDGFWLYRKSRLNYYGVTALMARVYLCQENLTDALACAQEVIDSKRFEFMNDSINNVYAYRNLSYIEKMARHEYVSSLYVYDLKEGRSDLFFKNLASCECVIAEGRKASIYSGMGQDLDIRSKNWFETPAGSATEYVNKYMRGTQIPLLKLSEMYLIAAEASGDIRYLETLRANRGYATDPLPAGANLQDEITKEYQKEFIAEGQLFYYYKRRNMAILPITSTSMNRATYVLPVPDNELEFGNFKQN; translated from the coding sequence ATGAATAAGAAATTGAGATATATGATGTTATGCCTGTCGTTGTTTGCCTTTGGATGCAATGACTGGTTGGATGTACAACCCAAATCGCAAGTAAAAGAGGAAGATTTGTTCAGTTCCGAATCGGGATTCCGCGATGCATTGACGGGTATTTATGCCTTGATGGGAAGGGTAGAAACCTACGGAGGCAACAGTACCATGGGATTTATGGATATGCTTGCGCAGACTTATAGCAAAGTGGACTACGATTATGAAGATGCCTTGAAGTATAATTATAAAGAAGAGCATGTCAAGGGGATTGTGGATACGATGTGGAGTTCCAATTATAATGCGATTGCTAATTGTAACTACTTGTTACAAAATATAGAAAAAAAGGGTAGCGTGATGAGCGAGCGTTTACGTAATGTCGTGGAAGGTGAAGCCTTGGCTTTAAGGGCTTTTCTGCATTTCGACCTGTTGCGAGGATATGCTCCTTCATACAAAATGGGCAAAGATGAACCCGCTATTCCTTATGTACGGGAGGTGACGAACAGTCCGGTTGTACAATCGACGGTAGCCGAGGTTTTGGAATACATTCTTACAGATCTGAAAACTGCTCAAGCATTGCTGAAACCGGTAGATCCGATCGGACCATCCTTTGCAGAATATAACGATAAACTAGAATACGGAATGGACGAGTACATCACAGATGACGGTTTTTGGCTTTATCGGAAATCGCGCTTGAACTATTACGGAGTGACGGCTTTGATGGCACGAGTGTATCTCTGCCAGGAAAATCTGACCGATGCGTTGGCATGTGCCCAGGAAGTGATTGATTCCAAGCGATTCGAGTTTATGAATGATTCAATCAACAACGTATACGCTTATAGGAACCTTTCGTATATCGAAAAAATGGCACGCCACGAGTATGTATCTTCCCTCTATGTATATGATTTGAAGGAAGGCCGTTCCGATTTGTTTTTTAAGAATCTCGCAAGTTGTGAATGTGTTATTGCAGAAGGACGAAAGGCTTCAATCTATTCCGGAATGGGTCAGGATCTGGATATTCGCAGCAAAAATTGGTTCGAAACGCCTGCCGGTTCTGCAACGGAATATGTAAACAAATACATGAGAGGGACCCAGATTCCTTTATTAAAACTCTCGGAAATGTACCTGATTGCTGCCGAAGCATCGGGGGATATCCGTTATCTGGAAACCTTGCGGGCCAATCGGGGATATGCTACCGATCCGCTACCGGCAGGGGCGAATTTACAAGACGAGATAACCAAAGAATATCAAAAAGAGTTTATTGCAGAAGGGCAATTGTTTTATTACTATAAACGCCGGAACATGGCTATTTTGCCTATCACGTCTACCAGCATGAATCGGGCTACTTATGTACTCCCCGTTCCGGATAACGAATTGGAATTCGGTAACTTTAAACAGAACTGA
- a CDS encoding DUF4843 domain-containing protein, whose amino-acid sequence MKKIFYLGILLGLLSACQENKMDGFDSNGAVYFQTNPSDWNNLADSVLYSFAGKDVTEKTLNLQVNLMGEAVGYDRKFRLVVDQEKTTAKAGVHYRTLEDFYILPKDAYSVQIPVILLRGDALMEKEILQLTLKLEASDDLQPGLTQRIVTRILVTDMYMKPAYWERLWMWGDYSVKKHSLLLELFEVDFPETVDEYYDDYYLWSARANMISQYVEENYPVLDENNQPIEPWFES is encoded by the coding sequence ATGAAAAAGATATTTTATTTAGGTATACTCCTTGGTTTGCTGTCGGCTTGCCAAGAGAATAAAATGGATGGTTTCGACAGCAATGGAGCGGTTTATTTTCAAACTAATCCGTCTGACTGGAACAATCTGGCGGATAGTGTGCTTTACTCTTTTGCCGGCAAAGATGTGACAGAAAAAACACTTAACTTACAGGTAAACCTAATGGGAGAGGCTGTCGGTTACGATAGGAAATTCCGCTTGGTTGTAGATCAGGAAAAAACGACAGCTAAAGCAGGAGTACATTACCGAACGTTAGAAGATTTTTATATCCTGCCAAAGGATGCCTATAGTGTTCAGATTCCTGTGATTTTACTTCGGGGAGATGCTCTTATGGAAAAAGAGATTCTTCAGCTGACCTTGAAATTAGAGGCTTCAGATGATTTGCAACCAGGCTTGACCCAACGGATTGTGACTAGAATATTGGTAACCGATATGTACATGAAACCTGCATATTGGGAGCGGCTATGGATGTGGGGAGATTATTCCGTCAAGAAGCATTCACTTCTCTTGGAACTATTTGAAGTAGATTTTCCGGAAACAGTGGATGAGTATTATGATGATTACTATCTCTGGTCAGCCCGTGCGAATATGATCAGCCAATATGTTGAAGAAAATTATCCGGTTTTAGATGAAAACAACCAACCGATAGAACCGTGGTTTGAAAGTTAA
- a CDS encoding PKD-like family lipoprotein, whose product MKRIKEIIGVLLLVTGIACTEDKGNYNYTPLNELTINGINKTYVAEIDSVLSISVNIIGEKGFREDDYEYLWYAWRTSDAKTTDTLSLKKDLNVKLSIDVGEYTLRYVVTEKASGVFFESEIDLSVIDKYSKGVMALSRIEGDYSDITFINVKNTVTQHAYKQANGNSVGRHPKGIFYIGGEDDVKNVVLISTEERTITVEPKDFTDFMPLSEWFYVKPEGTIVEAFATDAGKWYEYLIIDGKAYNRRVFSTRDPFWKFDPKIKGDYHLAPFSLYGAGKFFYERDKRCFIYDRYGTMMAPEALGSAFNANDMQMDMLYGTAIGENLRAVMVDDNGKRYMISGKEIDDWDRVTYEDIIQIVAEKKLEMNYTGAAEATCFAISTKEPDFLYYAYGNKIKCVSMLTGNELSEYTMVQPVDYMEFDKSENPDRLYVAVSDGSGTTGSGSIYYLQMNPQGGGALLPVKGGEFKNVCGKVVDFEYKK is encoded by the coding sequence ATGAAAAGAATAAAGGAAATAATAGGTGTATTGCTGTTGGTAACAGGAATCGCCTGCACAGAAGACAAAGGGAATTACAATTATACTCCTTTGAATGAATTAACCATTAACGGTATAAATAAGACGTATGTAGCAGAGATAGACTCCGTGCTTTCCATCTCGGTAAACATTATTGGTGAAAAAGGTTTCCGGGAAGACGATTACGAATATTTGTGGTATGCCTGGCGGACCAGTGATGCAAAAACTACGGATACGCTTTCGTTAAAGAAAGATTTGAATGTAAAACTATCGATTGATGTAGGCGAATACACCTTGCGTTATGTGGTTACGGAAAAAGCAAGCGGTGTTTTTTTCGAGTCTGAAATAGACCTGAGTGTTATCGATAAATATTCCAAAGGAGTTATGGCTCTGAGCCGGATTGAAGGAGACTATTCGGATATCACCTTTATCAATGTAAAGAACACGGTTACCCAACATGCCTATAAACAGGCCAATGGCAATTCGGTAGGACGTCACCCGAAAGGAATCTTTTATATTGGAGGAGAAGATGATGTTAAAAATGTAGTGTTGATATCAACAGAAGAAAGGACTATCACAGTGGAACCGAAAGATTTTACGGATTTTATGCCCCTTTCCGAATGGTTTTACGTCAAACCGGAAGGAACAATCGTGGAAGCCTTTGCAACAGACGCAGGTAAATGGTATGAATATCTGATTATTGATGGGAAGGCTTATAATCGACGTGTATTCTCTACCAGAGATCCTTTTTGGAAGTTCGATCCTAAAATCAAAGGAGATTATCATTTAGCTCCGTTTTCGCTATATGGTGCAGGAAAATTTTTCTATGAACGGGATAAAAGATGTTTCATATATGACCGCTATGGAACCATGATGGCTCCGGAAGCATTGGGAAGTGCATTCAATGCCAACGATATGCAGATGGATATGCTTTACGGTACAGCCATCGGAGAGAACTTACGTGCTGTCATGGTCGATGACAACGGTAAACGATATATGATTTCAGGCAAGGAAATAGACGATTGGGATAGGGTTACCTACGAAGATATTATTCAAATCGTTGCAGAGAAAAAACTCGAAATGAATTATACCGGTGCGGCAGAAGCCACTTGTTTCGCCATTTCGACAAAGGAACCCGACTTTTTGTATTATGCTTACGGAAATAAAATCAAATGTGTAAGTATGCTTACCGGTAACGAACTGTCGGAATATACAATGGTGCAACCGGTAGATTACATGGAATTCGACAAAAGTGAAAATCCGGACCGTTTGTATGTGGCCGTAAGTGACGGATCGGGCACTACCGGTAGCGGTTCGATTTATTACTTGCAAATGAATCCTCAAGGCGGAGGAGCATTACTTCCGGTCAAAGGTGGTGAATTCAAAAATGTGTGTGGTAAAGTGGTAGATTTCGAATATAAAAAATAG
- a CDS encoding TlpA family protein disulfide reductase: protein MRFLFIVWILAVCSGCQPGQTVLKGHIENYRGESVFVSCYESNLQDTLKVDASGNFSWTPSGTGSQEYGIRVAGYQPWRIPVYLTPGDREELDLSLLPDKTIKVKYAGNRATENEYRLAFSRLDELRIGYDLESRKLSFADYKAQLEPIEHDLQILLEQIDDPEIKAHFRQKQHLWFQNRRTVYASVLAMRLREGEATPDENFNAFVQSLDVNDPKECNEYMVYEIIYWQQAQDSAFRTEERKIDYLNRLDHLVSNQEMKNEFATKYMKMAISGELGRPLDKEIKRYNEICTDGTMRNQIAEQYKEYLRVYGNLMPGKPAPDFELIDDKGEKCRLSDLKGTYVFVDVWATWCKGCVMEIPYMEKLQEHFANDKRITLISISWDYTQKVWLDYLKKRPATWPQYMVDKENMDVMKKEYRISGIPRFMLIDPQGCLVSYNYERPSHPECVKMLEQNMKNNR from the coding sequence ATGAGATTTTTATTTATTGTATGGATATTGGCTGTTTGTTCGGGTTGTCAACCTGGACAGACAGTTCTAAAAGGACATATTGAGAATTACCGGGGAGAATCGGTGTTCGTGAGTTGTTATGAATCAAATCTACAGGATACGTTGAAAGTTGACGCTTCGGGAAATTTCTCTTGGACACCTTCCGGGACTGGCAGTCAGGAATACGGGATTCGTGTCGCCGGTTACCAACCGTGGAGGATTCCGGTTTATTTAACTCCCGGCGACCGGGAAGAACTGGATTTATCGCTCTTGCCGGATAAAACGATAAAAGTGAAATACGCCGGCAACCGGGCCACTGAAAACGAATATCGGTTGGCTTTCAGCAGACTGGACGAATTAAGGATTGGTTATGATTTGGAATCACGGAAGCTTTCTTTTGCTGACTATAAAGCTCAATTGGAGCCCATAGAACATGATTTGCAAATCTTGCTGGAGCAGATTGACGACCCGGAAATCAAAGCCCATTTCAGGCAGAAACAACATTTATGGTTTCAGAACAGACGAACGGTTTATGCTTCAGTATTAGCCATGAGGTTAAGGGAAGGTGAAGCGACACCGGACGAAAATTTCAATGCTTTTGTGCAGTCGTTGGATGTGAATGATCCGAAGGAATGTAACGAGTACATGGTTTATGAGATTATCTATTGGCAGCAGGCTCAGGATTCCGCATTCAGAACGGAAGAGCGGAAAATTGACTATCTCAACCGGCTTGACCATCTTGTCAGCAATCAAGAAATGAAAAATGAATTTGCCACCAAATATATGAAAATGGCAATCAGCGGTGAATTAGGACGACCTTTGGATAAGGAGATTAAACGGTATAACGAAATTTGTACCGATGGTACCATGCGCAATCAGATAGCTGAACAATACAAAGAATATTTGCGGGTATACGGCAATCTAATGCCGGGGAAACCGGCTCCCGACTTCGAACTGATCGACGACAAAGGGGAAAAGTGCCGCTTATCGGATTTAAAGGGCACCTACGTGTTTGTCGATGTCTGGGCCACCTGGTGTAAAGGATGTGTGATGGAAATTCCTTATATGGAAAAATTGCAGGAACATTTCGCTAATGACAAACGGATTACCCTGATCAGCATTTCGTGGGATTATACGCAAAAAGTTTGGTTGGATTATCTGAAAAAACGTCCGGCTACCTGGCCACAATATATGGTAGACAAGGAAAATATGGACGTGATGAAAAAGGAATACCGGATATCGGGTATTCCACGCTTTATGCTCATCGATCCGCAAGGCTGCCTGGTTTCTTATAATTACGAACGACCTTCGCACCCGGAATGTGTGAAGATGTTAGAACAAAATATGAAAAATAACAGATAA
- a CDS encoding TlpA family protein disulfide reductase has product MKFLFIILALASGWYCQAQETILKGHIRNYNGEEIFILCRETEFQDTLQVDASGHFAWSPKLTEGQIYTLNVKDYERERIEVNLTPGNQSEIELTLLPDKKMIVKFLGDRAAENEYRMVFNQLENSSPWNTADIKSLTFLPYKKKMEEIEKGMRPLLKQVEDPEIKKQFHKELHLWYQRQLTIYGWNLSERKEGNNRDTDYDAFIKKVDLNNPEECDDFVISRVIDWHRQQEPQFGHKNRYTNELDWLERLVSNREIKNCFATQQMERRIYYASGESLEEMMKRYRQICTDDSVRQQVEAKYKKYVQAFGNLMPGKIAPDFELIDREGKKCRLSDLKGKYLFVDFWATWCHGCVLEIPYMVKLQEHFANDDRIALISVSLDSDQKLWKKFLEKDPPEWAQYVLSKEAMRFIREAYRMPGIPRFMLVNPEGYLVNFKYTRPSDPQCAELIEQDMKDNK; this is encoded by the coding sequence ATGAAATTTTTGTTTATCATTTTGGCTTTGGCAAGCGGATGGTATTGTCAGGCACAAGAAACAATACTGAAAGGACACATCCGGAACTATAACGGGGAAGAAATATTTATCCTGTGCAGGGAAACGGAATTTCAAGACACTCTGCAAGTAGATGCTTCAGGACACTTTGCTTGGTCACCAAAACTTACTGAAGGGCAGATTTATACCCTGAACGTAAAGGATTACGAAAGGGAAAGAATAGAAGTAAACCTTACTCCAGGCAATCAATCGGAGATAGAATTAACTCTTTTGCCCGATAAAAAAATGATAGTGAAATTTTTGGGCGACCGGGCTGCGGAAAACGAATACCGCATGGTTTTCAATCAGTTGGAAAATTCAAGCCCGTGGAACACTGCCGATATCAAGTCTCTGACTTTTCTCCCATACAAAAAAAAGATGGAAGAAATCGAAAAAGGAATGCGGCCTCTGTTAAAACAGGTGGAAGACCCGGAAATAAAAAAGCAATTCCATAAGGAGTTACATTTATGGTATCAAAGGCAATTGACCATATATGGCTGGAATTTGTCCGAACGCAAAGAAGGGAATAATAGAGATACCGACTATGATGCTTTCATAAAAAAGGTCGATTTGAATAACCCGGAAGAATGCGATGATTTTGTAATTAGCCGGGTGATCGACTGGCATCGTCAACAGGAACCGCAATTCGGTCATAAAAATAGATATACTAATGAGCTGGATTGGTTAGAGCGATTGGTTAGTAACCGGGAAATAAAAAATTGCTTTGCTACACAACAAATGGAAAGGCGTATTTATTATGCTTCCGGAGAATCGTTGGAAGAAATGATGAAACGTTACCGTCAAATATGTACCGACGATTCGGTACGCCAACAAGTGGAAGCCAAATACAAAAAATATGTACAAGCATTCGGCAACCTGATGCCGGGCAAAATTGCACCGGATTTTGAATTAATCGACCGGGAAGGGAAAAAATGTCGCCTGTCAGACCTGAAAGGGAAATACCTGTTTGTCGATTTTTGGGCCACCTGGTGTCACGGATGTGTGCTGGAGATTCCCTATATGGTTAAATTGCAGGAACATTTTGCCAATGATGACAGAATCGCTTTAATCAGTGTTTCTTTGGATTCAGACCAAAAACTCTGGAAAAAATTTCTGGAAAAAGATCCGCCGGAATGGGCGCAATATGTATTGAGCAAAGAAGCAATGCGTTTCATTCGCGAGGCCTACCGTATGCCCGGAATCCCCCGCTTCATGCTGGTCAATCCGGAAGGGTATCTGGTCAATTTCAAGTATACCCGTCCTTCCGATCCTCAATGTGCCGAATTAATTGAACAAGATATGAAAGATAACAAATAA
- a CDS encoding TlpA disulfide reductase family protein, giving the protein MRYFLIGLLALLSLEASSTNSVNPAHIRGVVKDFKGGDVIMMINRKKEVVQVDDNGVFDYTTTLKEPGKAILFFEKYEYILPLYIENGMEASLTFSFVEKKDKSSLLPYDLELEYSGDNGDCTEFMQKYEALSLYNVWPFSRIDTMSFAQYREKFLEDMDRVKSELKEVKSLAFRRMMMAEIDRSIPESLFRFAWSKLKNDADFEQFAESFDRNDPDNLGIAAKYLRHYLRHHPAPEREKDIHYLNSLKQVFSDQEVINAFADEYIQSYLKQAPDNMEEVYKLYSNISTNPEARALADDMYAHYVKLRKGAPAIDFEMTDAKGKKFRLSDFHGKAVYIDVWATWCGPCCAEIPHMEKLAAHYAKNKKIVLLSISLDKNKAKWEKKLAEDKPQWRQFICLDAFDSEVCKNYGINAIPRFLFFDKDGKVISLDAPRPSSAKITEYIDRHIR; this is encoded by the coding sequence ATGAGATATTTTCTTATTGGATTACTAGCATTATTATCCTTGGAAGCATCGTCGACAAATAGCGTAAATCCCGCACACATCCGAGGAGTCGTAAAAGATTTCAAGGGTGGCGATGTCATTATGATGATTAACCGTAAAAAAGAAGTCGTACAGGTAGATGACAACGGAGTGTTCGACTATACAACTACCCTGAAGGAACCGGGCAAAGCCATATTATTCTTTGAAAAGTATGAATATATTCTCCCGCTTTATATTGAAAATGGCATGGAAGCATCGCTTACCTTTTCTTTCGTAGAGAAAAAAGACAAGAGTAGCCTACTGCCTTACGACCTGGAATTAGAATATTCAGGGGATAATGGAGATTGTACTGAATTTATGCAGAAGTATGAAGCTTTGTCGCTCTATAATGTGTGGCCTTTTTCGCGTATCGATACGATGTCTTTTGCCCAATACCGGGAAAAATTCCTGGAAGACATGGACAGAGTCAAGTCGGAACTGAAGGAAGTAAAAAGTCTGGCATTCCGCCGGATGATGATGGCTGAGATAGACCGCAGTATTCCGGAGAGCTTGTTCCGTTTTGCCTGGTCGAAACTGAAAAATGATGCTGACTTCGAGCAATTTGCAGAATCTTTCGATCGGAACGATCCAGATAATTTGGGCATAGCCGCGAAATACCTGCGTCACTATTTACGTCATCATCCCGCACCGGAAAGAGAGAAAGATATCCATTACCTCAATAGTTTGAAACAAGTATTTTCCGATCAGGAAGTAATCAATGCCTTTGCAGATGAATATATCCAAAGCTATTTGAAACAAGCTCCGGACAATATGGAAGAGGTATATAAGCTTTATTCCAATATCTCCACCAACCCTGAAGCCCGAGCCTTAGCAGACGACATGTATGCCCATTACGTCAAGTTGCGCAAGGGGGCGCCCGCCATCGATTTTGAAATGACGGATGCCAAAGGGAAAAAGTTCCGGTTGTCCGACTTCCACGGCAAGGCGGTTTATATCGATGTATGGGCAACCTGGTGCGGTCCGTGTTGTGCAGAAATACCACACATGGAAAAACTGGCGGCCCATTATGCCAAAAATAAAAAAATCGTTTTGCTCAGTATCTCTTTGGACAAAAACAAGGCCAAATGGGAAAAGAAGCTGGCAGAGGACAAACCGCAATGGAGACAATTCATCTGCCTGGATGCATTTGACTCTGAAGTATGTAAAAACTATGGCATTAACGCCATCCCGCGCTTCCTGTTTTTCGACAAAGACGGCAAGGTAATTTCGTTGGACGCTCCGCGACCGTCATCTGCAAAGATAACCGAATATATAGACCGACACATCCGGTGA
- a CDS encoding Rpn family recombination-promoting nuclease/putative transposase: protein MRYLDPKADLTFKKVFGEHPDLVISLLNALLPLEPEEEVMEIEYLPAELVPENPLRKNGIVDVRCKDKRGRQYLVEMQMVWSPEFQQRVLFNASKAYVRQVKTGEEYELLQLVYSLNLVNEVFEPELEGFYHYYKMVHVEHSEKVIDGLHLIFVELPKFNPCNYSEKKMQVLWLRYLTEINEQTREIPAELMENPEIKKAVSVLEESAFTDAQLLGYEKFWDIISVEKTLYGSGWRRGLREGREAGKEEGIREGIEEGRKEGIKEGMKAGKAKGETEMRCKIACNLKKTGLPLDVIIQTTGLTAKEIDEL, encoded by the coding sequence ATGAGATATTTAGACCCTAAAGCTGATTTGACTTTTAAAAAAGTTTTCGGTGAGCATCCGGATTTAGTCATTAGTCTGCTGAATGCCTTACTGCCTTTGGAGCCGGAGGAAGAAGTCATGGAGATCGAGTATCTTCCTGCCGAGCTGGTACCCGAAAACCCGTTGCGGAAGAACGGCATTGTCGATGTGCGTTGCAAGGATAAACGCGGAAGGCAGTACCTTGTTGAGATGCAAATGGTATGGTCGCCGGAGTTTCAGCAACGAGTGCTGTTCAATGCATCGAAAGCGTATGTCCGGCAAGTAAAAACCGGAGAAGAATATGAATTGCTGCAGCTTGTGTATTCGCTTAATCTTGTGAATGAAGTCTTTGAGCCGGAATTAGAGGGATTCTATCATTATTATAAAATGGTTCATGTCGAACATTCCGAAAAAGTAATCGACGGTCTTCATTTGATTTTCGTTGAGTTGCCGAAATTCAATCCCTGTAATTATTCTGAAAAGAAAATGCAGGTATTGTGGTTGCGTTACTTGACAGAAATCAATGAGCAAACCCGGGAAATTCCTGCTGAATTAATGGAAAATCCGGAGATAAAAAAAGCAGTTTCCGTTCTGGAAGAATCTGCCTTTACCGATGCCCAATTGTTAGGCTATGAAAAATTTTGGGATATTATCAGTGTCGAAAAAACGTTATATGGAAGCGGTTGGAGGAGAGGTTTGAGGGAAGGTAGAGAAGCGGGAAAGGAGGAAGGAATAAGGGAAGGAATTGAGGAGGGCAGAAAGGAAGGAATAAAGGAAGGCATGAAAGCGGGAAAAGCGAAAGGCGAAACAGAAATGCGGTGTAAAATTGCTTGTAATCTCAAAAAGACAGGTCTGCCTTTGGATGTGATCATCCAAACTACGGGCTTGACAGCAAAAGAAATCGATGAATTGTGA
- a CDS encoding LptE family protein, producing the protein MGKINFLILLFAAVLCCNSCKLYKVTYSTTGASISPDVKTFSVDYFPNKAPLVVPYLSSLFTEKLTDYMRSKTGLSQLTDNNGDIRFEGQITEYSQRPIDIQKDEIAASNRLTIGIKVKYTNTKDDKYDFSSTFSNYADYSTDADFDSIEESLIIEILDKIIDDIYNKALVNW; encoded by the coding sequence ATGGGAAAAATCAATTTTTTAATTCTATTGTTTGCCGCAGTACTTTGTTGCAATTCTTGTAAGCTTTATAAAGTAACATATTCCACGACAGGAGCTTCCATCAGTCCTGACGTAAAGACCTTTTCCGTGGATTATTTCCCGAATAAGGCTCCTCTGGTAGTACCTTATCTAAGTTCGCTGTTTACCGAGAAACTGACAGATTACATGCGTTCCAAAACAGGCTTGAGTCAATTGACCGATAACAACGGAGATATTCGTTTCGAAGGCCAGATCACCGAGTACAGCCAACGGCCCATCGATATCCAAAAAGATGAAATCGCAGCCTCCAACCGGCTGACGATCGGAATCAAAGTAAAGTATACGAATACGAAAGACGATAAATACGATTTCTCTTCTACGTTTTCCAACTATGCCGATTACTCGACCGACGCTGATTTCGATTCCATAGAGGAGAGCTTGATTATAGAAATCCTGGATAAGATTATCGACGACATATATAATAAGGCACTCGTCAACTGGTAA
- the secG gene encoding preprotein translocase subunit SecG — protein MYTAISVLIFIICVLLILIVLVQNSKGGGLASSFASSNQIMGVRKTTDFLEKATWTLAGGMMILCVLATFFIPRGENAVKSAIQEQIEAQPVQQQTIPTFPTNPGAGENAQETGAATPGE, from the coding sequence ATGTATACGGCAATTTCTGTTTTGATATTCATTATCTGCGTTTTATTGATATTGATTGTATTGGTACAAAACTCCAAAGGCGGAGGCTTGGCTTCTTCATTTGCTTCTTCTAACCAAATCATGGGAGTAAGAAAAACGACCGATTTTCTTGAAAAAGCAACCTGGACGTTAGCCGGAGGAATGATGATCCTGTGTGTATTGGCCACCTTTTTTATCCCCAGAGGAGAAAATGCAGTAAAATCTGCTATCCAGGAACAAATCGAAGCTCAGCCTGTTCAGCAACAAACCATCCCGACTTTCCCGACCAATCCGGGAGCCGGCGAAAATGCCCAGGAAACAGGAGCTGCAACACCCGGAGAATAA
- a CDS encoding co-chaperone GroES has protein sequence MTLKTVLNKVIVEPVEAETVTKGGIIIPDTAQEKPQKGTVIATGKGKADEPMEVKAGDTVLFGKYSGTEVHIDDKKYLVMNQSDILAIL, from the coding sequence ATGACACTGAAGACCGTACTTAACAAGGTAATTGTTGAGCCTGTTGAAGCAGAAACTGTAACTAAAGGAGGGATCATCATCCCCGACACAGCACAAGAAAAACCCCAGAAAGGTACAGTTATCGCAACCGGTAAAGGTAAAGCAGACGAACCGATGGAAGTAAAAGCAGGCGATACTGTTTTATTCGGAAAATATTCCGGTACAGAAGTTCATATCGACGACAAGAAGTATCTGGTCATGAACCAAAGTGATATCCTTGCAATTCTTTAA